A stretch of the Thermodesulfobacteriota bacterium genome encodes the following:
- a CDS encoding substrate-binding domain-containing protein, whose protein sequence is MKKLTLLTLIFLVVVVSFSLTHAGERLRLSTTTSTENSGLLHALLPPFEEMFNVKVDVIPVGTGQALKLAENGDVDITLVHARHLEDRFIREGYGVNRRDVMYNDFVIIGPESDPAGVRKAKTAADAFKKIALKRGTFISRGDNSGTHVKEMEIWKTTGKKSSGSWYLEAGKGMGTVLTMAYEKRAYTLADRGTYLAFLGKKKIDLPVLFEGDPVLFNPYGIIAVNPARHPHIDYVKAMALIGWVTSKQGQKIIKEFGKDRFGQPLFIPVAVPNP, encoded by the coding sequence ATGAAGAAGCTGACGTTATTAACTCTTATTTTTCTCGTAGTCGTTGTATCTTTCTCACTGACACACGCAGGAGAAAGGCTGAGGCTCTCTACAACCACCAGCACCGAGAACTCTGGACTGCTCCATGCCCTTCTTCCACCTTTTGAAGAGATGTTCAATGTAAAGGTGGATGTCATTCCGGTAGGGACAGGACAGGCACTGAAGCTGGCAGAGAATGGGGATGTTGATATTACTCTGGTTCATGCCCGGCATCTGGAAGACAGATTTATAAGAGAGGGTTACGGTGTAAACCGCAGGGATGTAATGTACAACGACTTTGTTATTATTGGACCGGAGTCCGACCCTGCAGGGGTCAGGAAAGCAAAAACTGCTGCTGATGCCTTTAAAAAGATTGCCCTTAAACGAGGCACTTTTATATCCAGAGGGGATAATTCGGGTACACATGTAAAAGAGATGGAGATATGGAAAACAACCGGGAAGAAGTCTTCGGGAAGTTGGTACCTGGAGGCAGGAAAGGGAATGGGAACGGTATTGACTATGGCTTATGAAAAAAGGGCGTATACCCTGGCCGACCGGGGCACCTATCTAGCCTTTTTAGGAAAAAAGAAAATAGACCTCCCTGTCCTCTTTGAAGGTGATCCGGTACTTTTTAATCCATATGGGATCATTGCCGTCAACCCGGCAAGGCATCCTCATATAGACTACGTAAAGGCTATGGCATTAATTGGTTGGGTAACGTCCAAACAAGGGCAAAAGATCATCAAAGAATTTGGAAAAGATAGGTTTGGACAGCCCCTGTTCATTCCAGTAGCTGTGCCTAACCCTTAG